TGCTCGGCGGAAATGAGGTCAGCGATACGCCAGTCGCAGCGCGAGGTGACTTCGGCCACCGTGGGATCGCGGTACAGGCCGAGGAACGACATGGCGGTGCTCAACACGCCGGAACGCTCGTTGTCCGACTTGTTGAGCACTTCACGCGCAGCGGATGCCACCACCGAATGCGGCCCATCGCCCAGGTGGGGCGTGGTCATCATCCGGTGCAAGGTCAGCTCGAAGGGGCTGGCCGGGTCGCTGAGGAAGTTGGCGATGCCGCGCAGCGTCTTGTCCTCGCCCGCATAGAGCACATGCAGGATCGCCCCGACCAGCAGCGCGTGCGAGGTCTTCTCCCAATGGTTGCGCTTCTCCAGCGCGCCGTCGGGATCGACCAGAATGTCCGCGATGTTCTGCACGTCGCGCACTTCATGCGCGCCGCGCCGTACCTCCAGCAGCGGGTTGTAGGCCGCCGACTTTGCATCGGTCGGGTTGAACAGCAGGCAGTGGCTGAAACGGCTGCGCCAGCCGGCGGTGATCTGCCAGTTCTCCCCCTTGATGTCGTGGATGACCGCCGAGGCCGGCCAGCTCAACAAGGTGGGAACCACCAGGCCGACACCCTTGCCGCTGCGCGTCGGCGCGAAGGTCAGGACGTGTTCCGGGCCTTCGTGGCGCAGGTACTGGCGATCGTACTGGCCGAGGAACACGCCGACCGGCTGCGTGAGGCCCGCCTTGCGAATGTCCTGCGCATTCGCCCAACGGGCCGAACCGTAGGTCGTGACCAGGCGTGCCTGTCGCGAGCGCCAGACCGACATGGCAATGGCGACGGCCACGGCGACCATGCCGCTGCCACCGGCGATGGCTCCGCCCGTGTCGAAGATTTCCGGGGTATAGGCACCGTAAGAGAACCACCACTCAAACAGCTTCCACGGGTAGTAGATCGGCGTGCCAAGAAAATCGAACCAGGGCGAGCCAAGGCGTAGCTGATAGCCAAGGGCTGCTGCTGTCCATTGTGTGGCGCCCCACACTCCGGCGATCACGATGCCGAATACCACGGCGATCTGACCGAACAGCACGTTCGTCCCTTGCATGACCTGGCCTCCGATTTCTCCTGCGCTGATTCCTCATGGAAGAAGCGGCACAAGGACGTGCCGCAGGCGTCAGGATCGGTGTCGGATCAGTGCCGGTCAAAGACCGTTTAGAGCAGAAAGGTCGAGGAAAAAGAAAGAATTAGTGCTGCGGTAGGCCAAAGAAAAACGCCGCAAGCGGTAGCGCATTGCGGCGTGTCGAGAAGAAAAATGAAGATGATGCAGCGAGTTGCCAACAATCAGAACTTGGGCGATTCCTTCGGTGGTGTGTATGGCGTTTGGCCGTCGCCATAGAACCGTTTGCGCGTAGCTTCCGCCACGCGGTTGCACAGCACTTCGCCCAGCTTGGCGCGGTCGGTCTTGCACTGCTGCCGCAGTTCCTTGAGCCGCTCGGGGTTGGCCGCGAGTTCTTCCACCGTCGGGACGTTGACTGTGGAATCAGCGGGCTTCTGTGGCGTCTCGGACTGGCCGCAGGCAGCCAATGCAGCCATCAGCAAGAACGGGATGATTTTCTTCATGGCATCATTCCTCCGAAGCATCGGGATTTCGACCTCGTATCGGCCTTGGGGGTTCCAGAGATTCGATGGTCTGTACGCGCTCAATGAATCTTGCCAGTTCGTCGGATAGATCACCGTCAAGATGAAGCAAGTACGTCGTCAACGGTGGCACGCGCTGCGCCAGCGGACGGGCCACGACACCCGGCTCACGGCTGGCGGCAATGTGTGCGGCGCCGGCCAGCCCGAGCGCGAAACCAGCCGATACCAGCGCCATCATCAGGTCGCAAGAAGCAACACGTTCTGCAATCAAAGGCTCCATCTCAGTATGGCGAAGCACTCGTTCGACATGCTTGGCGTGGCCTTCGCACACTTGCGGATCGCACAAGACCAATGGGTAGCGCAGCAGCTCATCCAAGGGGATGCGTTTGTGGGCCAGCAACGGATGCCGGCCAGGAACCGCGACCATCAGCGTATCGCTCCAGGCAGGTACGGTGACGATGCCATCACCAACCTCGTTGGACTGGGCGAATCCCACGTCGTACAGATCGCTATGAAGCCCCTTGATCTGCTGTGACAGGGGCACCTCGAAGAATCGGATTTCTACCTCAGGTTCTTCCTGGCGACAAAGTACGAGCAAGGCAGATAGACGCGATGGCGTGATGCCATCGGACAACGCCACGCGCAACTGCCCGTGAAAGCCGTTGGCCGCCGCCTTTACGCTCTCCCGAGCCTGTTCCACAGCAGCGAGTACGCGACGAACATGCTCCAAGAACAACTTGCCAGCGCGGGTCAGCCTGGTGCTGCGGGTGGTGCGGGCAAACAGCACAACACCCAGTTCTTCTTCCAGTTCCTTGATGGCTCGGGACAAGGGCGATTGCTCAATGTGCAGTTTCTCTGCGGCACGGGCGAAGCGAAGCTCCTCAGCTACGGCGAGAAAATACTTCAGGTGTCTCAACTCCATAGAATATTCACTCCCTCCGAGCCGACATAGCACTTGCTCCTCGGTTAATGCTAGAACCATGATTCGTCACCTAGGCCAGTGCTGAGTATTGGCAGCTCCGAGCAGCCGAGCGAGGGTCAAGGCGGAGCTTGCCAACTCAATCAGGCGGTGGCCGTGACCTTGTGAGTCACGGCCACAATCTGAAAAATCAGTTCTTACCGTCGGACGATTGACGGGGTGCCGGAGTCGGCGTTGCAGCCGGCTTCTTCTTTGCGGCGGCATCGCATTGCTCTTTCAGCTTCTTTACTTCGGGGTAAGCCACGTCGCTGATGTACCGCTTCGTATCTGCCAACTGCTCGCAGGTCTTCGGCATGGCCTTCTCATCGTCGTTATGCGCGCCGGGGTGGGCCATCGCAAGCGGCGAAGCGAGCGATGCGCTGGCCAGGGCGGCAATCAAGAACGGACGAATATTCATTTCACTATCTCCTTGGGTTAAGCCCAGCCTTCGCGGCTGAGCGGAAAACTACGGCCTCCTGTTGCGTGTCTGCTATATCAGCAGGAGGGCCGGAGTACATGGGCATTCGCCCCTGTCTTTTTGATGACTACAAGACGCGCTTCATTTCTGCGTATTGACCGCGAGCGCGGACAACCACAGTCACATCGGCATCCCCACGGTTTCGCCAGAACCAGCCGTGATTGCCGTTAAAGGCAGCCTGGATCGAACCATCATCTGCGGGCACGGCACGGCCTTTCTCGTAGCTGATCGACTGTCCACCGCCATCGCCGTGGGTATCGAAGTTCACTACGCCACCTTCGGCAATCCAACTGAACTCAGCTTTCTCGCCGGCCTTCATACTCAACTTCACTTCGGCACCTTGGCCCGGCTTTAGGACAACGCGCACCTCATCGCGCCACGCAGAATCGTTCGCCAACTGAGGGGTGCCTTGTGTCTGCGCCGGCGTGGCTATGCTGGCATTCCCTGTGCTCGTGCCGGCGGCCCTGGCCTTGGCTGCGTCCATTGCTGCATCTGCCGCGGCTTCTTTAGCTAGCTGGGTCTTGATTTCCCCCATTTCCGTCAGCCCGAGAGCGCGGCCAATCCCTGTCGGGTCGATTGCATATTCGGAGGGAAGGACGATAGCTATCAGAATTGCGACGGCGGCAACGAGCGCAATGCACGTTGATCGCAGCAATTGTTTCGATGTAGGTAGGTCGTCAAGAGTTGGCTTTGATACGTTGAACATAAAGGTTTTCTCCGTGCGGGGTTCAGGAAACGAAGTAGCCGGTGATTTGGTAACCGATCAGAATGAAGCCGGCACACATCATTGCCACGTTTGCGGTGTATGCATGACGCCAGAAGCTCGCTGTTCGGCGCCAGTAGCTCATTGCGATCAAGATCGTGCCGAGCGCAAGCAACTGTCCCATCTCAACGCCGACATTGAATGCCAGTAGATTGGGAATCAGGCCGTCAGGTGAGATGTTGTATTCGATGATCTTGGTGGATAGTCCGAATCCGTGGAACAGACCGAATACAACTGTGGCGGCTTTTGTATTCGGTTGAAAGCCAAGCCATCGTTGAAAGGCGCCAATATTGTCGAGCGCCTTGTAAACAACCGAAAGGCCGATGATCGCGTCGATGATGTAGCTGTTGATTCCGACGTTGAAATACACACCAAGTAGCATCGTGGTCGAGTGGCCGATGGCAAATAGCGTCACGTACAGGGCGACATGTTTCATCCGGTATAGGAAAAAGATCACGCCGAGTAGAAACAGAATATGGTCGTACCCCGTCGCCATATGCTTCGCCCCTAAATACATGAAGGGGATAATATTGATGCCAGATATTTCTTGGATGTATCCCTTATCGCCCTCGGCAACAGCATGGGCCAGAGCCTGGTTTGCACTGGCGAACATGAGGAGAAGCATTGCCGTTAGAAATAGGAGAATACGTGCCCGGGTTGATGGATGGCGGCTCGGCATTACTTCAATTAGTCTTTCGTGCATGTATCTCATACCTTGAATAAACTCAGAAAAATCCTTTGATTGAGCGCGGGAAAGTGGCTTCTCATTCTCCGCGCTCCTGCGATTAGGGTGAAGAAATCGACGCGCTTACGATGGCGTGTCCTCCGGGCTCAGTCGCTCAATCTCGCCTGCCATATTGGCGTGCAGCAGTTCGGCTCTATTCATCGGCCAGCCCAAGAATCAAATGAGCGTCGATCAGCAGCCGATTGCGCGCCTTCAACGCTTCAATGCGGGATGAAAGCGATGCCCCGGCAGCATCGACGGATTGCCGACGCAGCAGCAGCAGAGATTGCAAATCCCCTTCGCCAAGGCCGTAGCCACGCTGGCCGAGCTTGGCGTTCTCATGGGCCATCTGCGCGGACTGTTCGGCTAACCTCCAGCGCCGCAGTGCAGTGCGGGCATCGTTGATGGTTTCCGCAGTCGCTAAGTCGATTTCCTTGCGCTGGCGCTCTAGTTCGGCCCGCGCAACGTCCGCCTGCTTGAGCGCCTCCAACATGGTTTCCTTGCGATAGGTCCCTCCGAGCGGAATGCTCACGCTGATGCCCACGATGCGTTCGCTGCGACGAGCCTCCGAGGCTGTGAAAATGCCAACGGTGGGGTCAGGAATCCGGTCGGCTCGCGCCCTCTCGGCAGTCAGTTCAGCCCGCTTTAGCGAAGCTTGCATGATTCGCAGCGTGTCGCTCTCGGCAAGGACCCGTTCGCGCCACTGCGCTTCGTCCAGCTCAAGTTCCACAGGTTCACTTAAGGACTGCGGCTCCATCACCAAAGAAGGAAACCGTGAGCGAAGACGAAGGATCGCCTTGGCCTCCTGTGCCTGGGTGGCGTCGAACTGTCGGCGCGCCTCGGCCGCGTCCGCTTGTGCAGCGTTGAGATCCAGCAGCGACGCATCGCCGGCTCTGCGACGCCCTGCAACTGCCGATGCGCTCGATTCGGCGAAGCCGAGCTGTTCCTTGGCCAACTCTCGCGCCTGGATAGATGCCAGCCAGTCGATCCACAAGTCAGCCAATGCACGCGCGGCTTCATGTCGTGCTTCCGCTAACTCGGCGCGAGCTATCTGTTCGGTAGTGTCGCCTAGGCCCTGATCGAGCTCGGCCTTGCCACCAATTCGGATCGGTCGCTCGATCCTGGCGGTCCATTCGTTGGAATTGCCACCTGTGTCATAGCGGCGTCTCTGGCCGTCGATTCCTACAGACCATTCGTAGGGAGATGCAGCGATCTTGCGCCCTGTGTGACCTGCTGCTTCCAGCGCATGCCGAGCCTTCAAGACAGAAGGCTCCTGCTCGATAGCCGCACGCGCAAGTTCGGCAGGTGGTAGGTCGGACGGAGTGACAGGCTGTGCAACCACTTGTAGCGGCAGCACCAGCACCCACCCCAAGGTCATCGTGATCCAAGACTTCATGCAATCTCTCCATCGATCGACAGCGGCGCTGCCCAATAGCGCAACCCAGTGCCAGCAAAGCGTTCTTGCAGCAATTGCAGGAGTTCTTCCTGCTTCCCGTCGGTGACCACGATCTGCACCAGGACCGCATGGCTGCGTCCCATCACTTTTTCTTCGTTCGATAGCCGCCCGTAGGCTGTGCCGTGGCTGAACGTCGGCGTGCTTACAAAGAGTTCGTCACCCGCAACTTCAAGCAGCAGGTCGAACAACTTTTCCTCGATTTGTGGATCAAGAACCAAGGTCAGGCAAGACTTAGGCATGGCTCACCTCCACAGGCGCCGCCGACTTGGCATGCGCGAATCGCAGGTACAGGATGGGCAGCAGGATCAGCGTCAGCGCGGTCGCTGTGATCAGGCCGCCGATAACGACGATGGCCAACGGTCGCTGAATTTCCGAGCCGGGGCCAGTGGCGAACAGCAGCGGTATCAGACCGAACGCGGTGATCGAAGCTGTCATCAGCACTGGACGCAAGCGCCGACGTGCCCCCTGTGTCACGCACTCGATTAGGGAAAGGCCTTCGGCGTGCAACTGGTTGAAGTAGCTCACCAGCACCACGCCGTTGAGGACGGCGATACCCAGGAGCGCGATGAAGCCTACCGAGGCCGGCACGGACAGGTACTCGCCCGTGAGCCAGAGCGCCATAATTCCGCCCACCAACGCAAAAGGAATGTTGCTCAAGACCAGCAAGGCCTGTCGCAGTGAGCCGAAGGTTGAGAACAGGATCAGGAAGATGAAGCCCAGCGACAGCGGCACAACGAGGGACAGCCGGGCCGCCGCGCGCTGCTGGTTCTCGAACTGCCCCCCCCAGGCGACGCGATAGCCCGTGGGGAGCGTCACCGCCTGCGCAACCTTTGCTTTGGCTTCCTCAACGAACCCCACTAGATCGCGGCCGGTGACATTGGCGATCACTACGCTGTAGCGGCTTCCCATCTCGCGATCGATCTTCACTGGTCCGCTTTCGCGCTCCAGTTTGGCGAGTTGATCCAGCGCGACGTTTTGGCCGCCGGGCGCCATGATGCGCAACGCCGCGAACTCTGCTGGGGAAACTTTCACGCCGTCAGGACCGCGCACCACGATCGGGATTCGGCGGTTGCCGTCGATCACAGTGCCTGCTCGCTGGCCCTCGATCTGCACGCGCAAGGCGTCCTGAACGTCCTCGACCGATAGGCCGTAGCGACCAGCGGCCAAACGATCGACCACTACGCGCAGGTACTGCACGCCATCGTTCTCGACGGTGTAGACGTCCTGGCTGCCGGGCACTTCCTTGATCAGCTTCTCGACCTGGCCGGCGAGGTCATTGAGCGTCTTCAGGTCCGGCCCGAATATCTTGATCGCCACGTCGCCTCGCACCCCGATGATCATCTCGGATACGCGCATGTCGATGGGCTGCGTGAAGCTGTAGCCCACACCCGGCAGTTGATCGAGTACCCCACGAATCTTGTCTTCCAACGCTGGCTTGCCTCCTTCGGGCCATTCGCTACGTGGCTTGAGAACGAGAAAGGTATCGGTCTGGTTCAGGCTCATGGGGTCCAGGCCGATCTCATCGGCACCCGCCCGCGCGACAATGCCAGTGATCTCGGGCACGCCCTTCATCAACGCCTGATGTATCTTCAGATCGAGTTCGGCCGTCTGTTCCAGGCTCACCGAGGGAAGCTTTTCAATGCCGACGATGATGTCTCCCTCGTCCATTGCCGGCATGAAGGTCTTGCCGACCAGTGTGTAGACGCCCACGGCTACGGCCAGCATGGCGCCCGCCACAACAAAGACCAGTTTTTGCCGGCGCAGGGCGAAGTCGAGGACCGGCGTGTACAGCCGCAGCGCATGGCGTGGCAGCCAGGGGTCGTCGTGCGTCACCTTCTTGAACAGGAAGGACGACAGCACGGGGATGACGGTAAGCGAGAGGACGAGCGAACTGCCCAACGCGAATACGATCGTCATCGCCACCGGCACGAAGAACTTGCCTTCGAGACCTTGCAGCGTCATTAGCGGCAGGAACACGACGGCGATGATCAGGATGCCGGCCGCGACCGGCGCGGCCACCTCACGCACCGCACGAAACACCATGTGCTGACGTGGTAGCTTGTCCTTGCCGTCATGGGCCATGTGCTGGACGATGTTCTCGACCACCACCACCGCACCGTCGACCAACATGCCCAGCGCGATGGCCAGACCCCCCAGGCTCATCAGATTGGCCGACATGCCATACCAGCGCATCAGGATGAAGGTGGCTAGCGCCGACAGCGGCAGCACCACGGCCACCGTCACGGCAGCTCGCAGGTTGCCCAGGAATGCTCCCAGCAGGACCAGCACCAGTACGGTCGCTTCCAGCAGCGCCGTTGACACCGTGCCAATCGCGGTCTCGACAAGGCTGGCGCGGTTGTAGAAGACCTTGAGTTCGACGCCCTTCGGCAAGGTCGGCTTGAGTTCTTCCAACTTCTTCGTCACGCCTTGGACGACTTTCTGTGCATTGGCCCCAGCCAACCCGAGCACAAGGCCTTGTACGGCCTCTCCCTGGCCGCTCTGCGTCACCACCCCATAGCGAGTGAGATAGCCCTCGCGGACCTGAGCAATGTCGGCGATGCGCACGCTCGCCCCGCCTTCGGCCTTCACGACGATGGCGCGCACATCGTCCATGCTCTTGATGCTGCCTTCGCTACGCACCAGCAGCACTTCATCGCCTTCGCCGAGGCGGCCTGCGCCGTCATTGCGGTTGTTTGCCTCGATGGCTATGCGCAACTGCGTGGTTGACAGGCCCACCGCAGCAAGTTTCACTGGATCGGGAATGACCTCGAACGTGCGTACCTTGCCGCCCAACGCATTGACATCCGCCACGCCTGGCACCGAGCGCAGGGCGGGCCGGATCACCCAGTCAAGCAAGCTACGTCGCTCCTCCAGCGACATCTCCTTGGACTCGACGGTGAACATGAACATTTCGCCCAGCGGCGTCGTGATCGGCGCCATGCCACCGCTGATGCCTCCAGGCAGATCGGCGCTGATGTTGGACAACCGTTCTGCGACCTGCTGACGTGCCCAATAGATATCGGTGCCGTCCTCGAAATCGACCGTAATATCGACGATGCCGTATTTGGACATCGAGCGCAGGATGCGTTGATTGGGAATGCCCAGCATCTCGACTTCTATCGGTACAGCAATGCGGGTTTCGATTTCCTCGGGCGTCATGCCCGGTGCTTTCATGATGATCTTGACCTGCGTGCTCGCAACGTCAGGGAACGCATCGATCGGCAGATTCCGGAAGGCATACCAGCCTCCACCGGCCAGCAATGCGCCGACCAGCAGGACAAAAAGGCGCTGCGCGAGCGCGAATTGAACAAGGCAAGTCAGCATCTCAATTGCCCCCGCCCTTGCCGAGCCATGCCGCCTTCAGCCCGATCACTGAAGTAACGGCGATTTCCTGGCCAGCCCGAAGCGCACCCTGGACCCGCAACGCTTGACCGGCGCTATCCAATACATCCACTGGCGTGGCGACGAAGCCCTTATCGGTTCGCACGAAGACATAGGCCTTGTCGCCCTGGCGCGCCACGGCGGCGACCGGCACCGGCCAACCTTCGCCGCCAGCGGCAAAGGCTACTTGGGCCTGGACGAACTCGCCCGGCCGCAGCGACACCGCCCCGCGTGTGACCTCCGCGCGCAGCACTACCGTCTGGCTGTCGCTGACGGTGGCTCCCAGGCTGGTGGTGACCGCAACCGCATCCCTGCCAACAACGGTGACTTGGCCGCCACGCGCTGTCACCCTCGACTGGCGCTCTACAGGCAACTGGATATCAAGCCACAGCTTGCGTGTGTCTGCGACACGCGCAAGGGGATCAGATTGTTGGACTCGTTGCCCCGGCTTGACGCCAAGATCAGTCACGATGCCCCCCGCACGTGCCCGGATGACTAGCGCGTCCTGCATCGAGCCGCCTGCGGCGACACGACTTATAGCGCCCGCATCCAAGCCTGCCAGCCTCAAGGCAGCTTCAGCTTGCCGCAAACGGGCTCGCTCCTCCGTTGCAGCAGTCTCCGCATCTTGCGCTCTGCGCTCAGGTACGATGCCTTCGGCGGCTAACTGCTTCTCGCGCTGCAAGTTCCTTTGCGCTAGACGGTTGCGCGAAGCAGCTTCCATCAGTTTGAGCTGCTGTTCGCCCAATTCTGGGCTGCTCAAGCGCAGTAAGGGTTGGCCCGGTTTGACGGCTTCATTCTGACCAATTAGTAGTTGATCGACTACGCCCGCCAACGGTGCGCTGACGACGTATTCTTGCGAAGGAGGCAGCACGACGCGAGCTGGGTAAGCCATACCCGGAATGGATGCCGGTTTGTCTAGGCGTTGTAGCTGTACGCCCAAGGCCTGCATCTGCGTGGCTGAAACCGCGAACTCGTCGGCGGCCAAGGCCGCCGACGGGAGAGAGAGCGCGATTGCGAAAGCGCAGAGCGTGCGCGTCCAAAGTGACGATTGGTAAGACATAAATGCTCCGATAAATACTCCGCGAAAATTCCAACAGCCGCTGCAATTAGCGAACAAGGTCTTGGCTGGTGAGCAAACGATCCGTGTTTTGGACGGACTAGCCGCGTATGCAGGAGCGGATTCACCATAAAACCGATCGTTAATCGGTTTTTTGAGTAAAAAAACACAGCACACACGCATATGAACTTACCTCGTCATCACGGTGATGAGAGATTCGGTCACAGAGTGCAGCCAGCCGGTCGATAAGCTGCAAAAGGCCAGAACAACGATACCGAGCATTGGCCCCAAATACGAGATCGACGTGTGCCTGGATGACAGCAATGCTTCAACGCGCTCAGGGACAAAATCGGAAAAGAACGCCATCGTCAACGGCACCTGCTCCCTCGCGTGTTGCCGAAATATCTTCTCCACCGTAACGATGGTTTCGGCCACGGCGACAGGGCATCCCACTTCTTTGGCGGCAGCAAAATCACAACGCTGCTCCAAGGCGAGTTCCAGATCGCGCAACAACCGACGACGGACACCGGGCAACTGGATGCTGGACAGTACGGCAGCGGTCAAGCGATTCAGAACATCACGATTGGCGATGTGAGCCTGTTCGTGCGCGAGCACCACGCGCAACTGCATCGGATTGAGTCGTCGCATCAACGACGTTGAAAGCAGAATGTGACCACGCCCGACGCCGCAGGCCAACGCCATAGGCTGTTCAACATCGAGCACGCGCAGTTTGTCGGGATACCCTGGACGACCACTCAGCCGCACCAGCGAGGCAAGGGTTCGACGAGCGCGCCAAAGACCTGCTGCGGCCCGCGCCGCCAGCCAAGCCGCATATCCTGCCAGCAACGCCAATGCACCCCATAGCCAAGCACTTTGCCCGTTACTGCTCGGGTGCCAAACGCACAGATGCAGAAGCGTGTCGGCATGCGCAGAACAGGCAGCGGCAAATAGGGCTGAGTCGTCGAACATCGACGGCATTGCAATGGTCATCACCGCGTAGGCGATGCCTGCCAATGCAGGCGTTACCAGCATCCACCAAGATACCCGCGCCCGCTGAGAGGGGGCCTTGCCTGACAGCGCACGACGCAATGGATGCTCGCAGGCACCGATCAGCAGAGTAAGCGTCACTGCCAGCACGAAGCCGGACAGCAATGCAAACTGAAGTAGTGGGCCATAGCTCGTCATCACGGCTGATCCAATTCAGCCCGACGACGTGCGATCAATTCCTCCAACCTCTTGAGCTGGTCGTCATCCGCCCTTGCAGCAAGATCGACAAATGCGCTCAGCAACGCATCGGGCTGCGGCCCTGCGACACGACGCACCGTGGATTCCACCAGTTTCTGGATCAATTCGCGGCGGGAAACTCGCGCTGAGTA
This DNA window, taken from Acidovorax sp. HDW3, encodes the following:
- a CDS encoding M56 family metallopeptidase, with the protein product MTSYGPLLQFALLSGFVLAVTLTLLIGACEHPLRRALSGKAPSQRARVSWWMLVTPALAGIAYAVMTIAMPSMFDDSALFAAACSAHADTLLHLCVWHPSSNGQSAWLWGALALLAGYAAWLAARAAAGLWRARRTLASLVRLSGRPGYPDKLRVLDVEQPMALACGVGRGHILLSTSLMRRLNPMQLRVVLAHEQAHIANRDVLNRLTAAVLSSIQLPGVRRRLLRDLELALEQRCDFAAAKEVGCPVAVAETIVTVEKIFRQHAREQVPLTMAFFSDFVPERVEALLSSRHTSISYLGPMLGIVVLAFCSLSTGWLHSVTESLITVMTR